In Devosia chinhatensis, the following are encoded in one genomic region:
- a CDS encoding NUDIX hydrolase — MSFAADLQTVLSRYSAEVAAPGEHLSLLRWQLAQGHALDRRDTYPGHLTTSAVILSPDHRQTLLIDHVTIGRWLQPGGHYEPADHFYQSAMREAVEETAIADLRLHPWHKGSDLPFVIDSHDVPGKPARNEPPHVHHDLQYLFLADPDLPLVAQLDEVHAARWHDVTALADFAPKVLARLRQTYF, encoded by the coding sequence TTGTCTTTCGCTGCTGACCTCCAGACTGTCTTATCGCGCTATTCTGCCGAGGTCGCCGCGCCAGGGGAACATCTTTCCCTCCTCCGCTGGCAGCTGGCACAGGGCCACGCGCTTGATCGCCGGGACACCTATCCGGGTCACCTCACGACCAGCGCCGTCATTCTCTCCCCCGACCACAGGCAGACCCTGCTCATCGACCACGTGACCATCGGGCGTTGGCTTCAGCCCGGCGGGCATTACGAACCAGCCGACCATTTCTATCAGTCCGCCATGCGTGAGGCGGTCGAGGAAACCGCCATCGCCGATCTGCGCCTCCACCCCTGGCACAAGGGCTCGGACCTGCCTTTCGTCATCGATAGCCATGACGTTCCGGGCAAGCCGGCCCGGAACGAGCCGCCGCATGTCCATCACGATCTGCAATATCTCTTCCTGGCCGATCCGGACCTGCCGCTGGTCGCCCAGCTTGATGAGGTTCACGCCGCCCGCTGGCACGATGTGACGGCGCTGGCTGACTTCGCGCCCAAAGTGCTGGCGCGGCTGCGCCAGACCTACTTCTGA
- a CDS encoding DUF1254 domain-containing protein produces MIRTAIWLLGGLLLGGVIHIVTILALPSLAEDTSWTRIEDYEASNRILILPAVVPGAANPLRLDPDLSYGICRVDLDEGPAYLSGVLPDAFWSVAIYDRSGIVTYSTTNRDGIGQNVDIGIFNADQTRLLAQQQIDIAEGLLVVEAQSDDLLIVVRLSPPHEIMRPRFDAALSQITCGPRAS; encoded by the coding sequence ATGATCCGCACCGCGATATGGCTTCTGGGTGGACTGCTTCTTGGCGGGGTCATCCACATCGTCACCATCCTTGCCCTCCCTTCCCTGGCAGAGGACACATCCTGGACCCGCATCGAGGATTATGAGGCGAGCAATCGCATCCTCATCCTGCCCGCCGTGGTGCCGGGCGCCGCCAATCCGCTCCGTCTCGATCCCGATCTCAGCTATGGCATCTGCCGTGTCGACCTCGACGAGGGGCCGGCTTATCTCAGCGGTGTTCTGCCCGATGCCTTCTGGTCGGTCGCCATCTATGACCGCTCCGGCATCGTCACCTATTCCACCACCAACCGCGACGGCATTGGCCAGAATGTCGACATCGGCATCTTCAATGCCGATCAGACACGCCTTCTGGCGCAGCAGCAGATCGACATCGCCGAGGGCCTGCTGGTCGTCGAGGCGCAGAGCGATGATCTCCTGATCGTCGTGCGCCTGTCACCGCCGCACGAGATCATGCGGCCACGCTTCGATGCGGCCCTGTCCCAGATCACCTGCGGCCCCCGCGCTTCCTGA
- a CDS encoding DUF1214 domain-containing protein, translated as MRFVLRLLISIALALSVGFGLSYYALSDGRLFGAVQLGPWTTWPDAGAPAPNPYTRANIARDAALQLGRSEGLQFVATTDSDGEALDLACSYRLDGRVPVSSFWTLVAVDEDWVNLAVSGTDAALRSSEIARQTDGSLRIHVGSRLQTGNWLELSGSGGFSLVLTLYDTMALSGFGSSDTTMPAITREACQ; from the coding sequence GTGCGTTTCGTCCTCCGCCTGCTCATCTCGATCGCTCTGGCCCTGTCCGTGGGGTTCGGCCTGAGCTATTACGCGCTCAGCGACGGCAGGCTGTTCGGCGCGGTACAATTGGGTCCCTGGACCACCTGGCCCGATGCTGGCGCCCCCGCGCCCAACCCCTATACCCGTGCCAATATTGCGCGCGACGCAGCGCTGCAGCTGGGGCGCAGCGAAGGGCTGCAATTCGTCGCAACGACGGACAGCGATGGTGAAGCCCTGGACCTGGCCTGCTCCTATCGTCTCGACGGCCGCGTGCCGGTCTCGAGCTTCTGGACACTGGTTGCCGTCGACGAGGACTGGGTCAACCTCGCCGTTTCCGGCACGGATGCCGCCCTGCGCTCCAGCGAGATCGCGCGACAGACGGATGGTTCGCTGCGCATTCACGTCGGCAGCCGATTGCAGACAGGAAACTGGCTGGAACTCTCGGGCTCGGGCGGGTTCAGCCTCGTACTGACGCTCTACGACACCATGGCCCTGTCCGGCTTCGGGTCCAGCGACACCACCATGCCCGCCATCACGCGGGAGGCCTGCCAATGA
- a CDS encoding transglycosylase domain-containing protein: MQDPFYTKEKKRKQSGGMLAADAWLDSSLYEFWQALGRGYTRYQDFMGRFHVSGIKRFFVEILSDAFTFGAIGCVLVTALAMPAFDIIDRGVLNKAEDYSVVFLDRYGTEIGRRGIRSDDSVALDQMPDYLIKATLATEDRRFYEHFGVDIVGTLRALATNATGDTSLHGGSSLTQQLAKQMFLSSERTIERKIVEAFLSVWLEWHYSKDQILKLYLDRAYMGAGNFGVVAAADYYFGKRIQDISLAEAAMLSGLYKAPGRWAPHIDLAAARGRANVVLTNLVAAGFLTEGQVTAARRHPASPVDRTADANSPGYFLDYAFEDAKRLIDQTGAPGNNFIVRTTIDTTLQAYAEEAITSVIREQGEQYRVEQGAMVVTDTEGAIRAMVGGTDYAKSQFNRAIVSNRQPGSSYKPFVYAEAFEQLGLKPTDTVSDAPVCIGDWCPQNYGRSYKGQTSLISAFASSINTVPVTLSIKTGRDSIAELSYRMGLRQEYPVTRSLALGVASVSVIDMTSSYAVFANHGLKTPAYGLTRMTDLNGNLVWEHDANEVKPRVLSEQTVAYMNQMMRAVVTSGTGRRAEIEGVPTVGKTGTTTSYRDAWFAGFTGNYVAAVWFGNDDYRATNDLTGGLLPTIAWQKFMAYAHTNIDVEPVFGVDFVPPARIIAETDPSVEELTPERPPSLKPAAARKLLDLANRFGITLANASPPSDTASAPTTPGPTGL, translated from the coding sequence GTGCAGGATCCGTTCTATACCAAGGAAAAAAAGCGCAAGCAGTCCGGCGGCATGCTGGCGGCCGACGCCTGGCTTGATTCCTCGCTTTACGAGTTCTGGCAGGCTCTGGGACGCGGCTATACTCGCTACCAGGACTTCATGGGCCGCTTTCACGTTTCCGGCATCAAGCGCTTCTTCGTCGAGATCCTGTCGGACGCCTTCACTTTCGGCGCCATTGGCTGCGTCTTGGTCACCGCTCTCGCCATGCCCGCCTTCGACATCATTGATCGCGGCGTGCTGAACAAAGCCGAGGATTATTCGGTGGTCTTCCTCGACCGCTACGGCACCGAAATTGGCCGTCGGGGCATCCGCTCGGACGATTCAGTGGCGCTCGACCAGATGCCGGATTACCTCATCAAGGCGACGCTGGCGACCGAGGACCGGCGGTTCTACGAGCATTTCGGCGTCGACATCGTCGGCACGCTGCGCGCCCTGGCAACCAATGCGACCGGCGATACCAGCCTGCATGGCGGCTCGTCGCTGACCCAGCAGCTGGCCAAGCAGATGTTCCTCTCCTCGGAGCGGACCATCGAGCGCAAGATCGTCGAGGCCTTCCTCTCGGTCTGGCTCGAATGGCACTATTCCAAGGACCAGATCCTCAAGCTCTATCTCGACCGGGCTTATATGGGCGCGGGCAATTTCGGCGTGGTGGCCGCAGCCGATTACTATTTCGGCAAGCGTATCCAGGACATTTCGCTGGCCGAGGCCGCCATGCTCTCGGGCCTCTACAAGGCTCCCGGTCGCTGGGCGCCTCATATCGATCTGGCGGCCGCACGAGGCCGCGCCAATGTGGTGCTGACCAATCTCGTGGCCGCCGGTTTTCTCACCGAAGGTCAGGTCACGGCCGCCCGGCGTCACCCCGCCTCCCCCGTCGATCGCACTGCCGATGCCAATTCGCCGGGCTACTTCCTCGATTATGCCTTCGAAGACGCCAAGCGGCTGATCGACCAGACGGGCGCGCCCGGTAACAATTTCATCGTCCGCACCACGATCGACACCACGCTCCAGGCCTATGCCGAGGAAGCCATCACGTCGGTGATCCGCGAGCAGGGCGAGCAATATCGCGTCGAACAGGGCGCCATGGTGGTCACCGATACCGAAGGCGCCATCCGCGCCATGGTCGGCGGCACCGATTACGCCAAGAGCCAGTTCAACCGCGCCATTGTCTCCAACCGGCAGCCGGGCTCTTCCTACAAGCCCTTCGTCTATGCCGAGGCTTTCGAACAGCTGGGCCTCAAGCCCACCGATACGGTCTCCGATGCCCCGGTCTGCATCGGGGATTGGTGTCCGCAGAACTACGGTCGCTCCTACAAGGGCCAGACCTCGCTGATCAGCGCCTTTGCGTCATCGATCAATACGGTGCCGGTCACCCTTTCGATCAAGACCGGGCGCGACTCCATCGCTGAGCTCAGCTATCGCATGGGCCTGCGCCAGGAATATCCTGTCACCCGCTCGCTGGCCCTGGGCGTCGCCTCGGTCTCGGTGATCGATATGACCTCTTCCTATGCGGTCTTTGCCAATCATGGCCTCAAGACCCCTGCTTACGGGCTGACCCGGATGACCGACCTCAACGGCAATCTGGTCTGGGAGCATGACGCCAACGAGGTCAAGCCGCGCGTCCTGTCCGAGCAGACCGTCGCCTACATGAACCAGATGATGCGTGCCGTGGTCACTTCCGGCACCGGCCGCCGCGCCGAGATCGAGGGCGTGCCCACCGTTGGCAAGACCGGTACCACCACGTCCTACCGCGATGCCTGGTTCGCCGGCTTCACCGGCAATTATGTGGCTGCCGTCTGGTTTGGCAACGATGACTACCGCGCCACCAACGATCTTACCGGAGGCCTTCTGCCCACCATCGCCTGGCAGAAGTTCATGGCCTATGCCCACACCAATATCGATGTCGAGCCGGTCTTTGGCGTCGACTTCGTGCCACCTGCCCGGATCATTGCCGAAACCGATCCGAGTGTGGAGGAACTGACGCCCGAGCGCCCGCCCAGCCTCAAGCCTGCTGCGGCGCGCAAGCTGCTCGACCTGGCAAACCGCTTCGGCATCACGCTGGCCAATGCCTCGCCGCCCAGCGACACGGCCAGCGCCCCCACCACGCCAGGCCCGACCGGGCTTTGA
- a CDS encoding YcgN family cysteine cluster protein, translating into MAFWEDKALEDLNATEWEALCDGCGRCCLIKLEDEDTGTLITSDVRCQLLDGQTCACTDYPNRQQKVPDCIKLTPQNVREIPWIPTTCAYRRLAEGKGLAWWHPLVSGDPQTVVDVGVSVKGRTFLETEIDPEEWEEHAVDWPEWEPPEHL; encoded by the coding sequence ATGGCCTTCTGGGAAGACAAAGCGCTCGAAGATTTGAACGCGACCGAATGGGAAGCCCTGTGCGATGGCTGCGGGCGCTGCTGCCTCATCAAGCTCGAGGACGAGGATACCGGCACGCTGATCACGTCGGACGTGCGCTGCCAGCTGCTGGACGGGCAAACTTGCGCCTGCACCGACTATCCCAATCGCCAGCAGAAAGTGCCCGACTGCATCAAGCTGACCCCCCAGAATGTGCGGGAAATCCCCTGGATTCCAACGACCTGCGCCTATCGTCGCCTAGCCGAGGGCAAGGGCCTGGCCTGGTGGCACCCACTGGTATCGGGCGATCCGCAAACGGTGGTGGATGTGGGCGTTTCTGTAAAGGGCCGGACCTTCCTCGAGACCGAAATCGACCCCGAGGAGTGGGAAGAGCATGCCGTGGACTGGCCCGAATGGGAGCCGCCCGAGCATCTCTAG
- a CDS encoding diguanylate cyclase domain-containing protein, translating into MNKVTVSGNDGFWARVRALLGRGEAVPAYGVSAVDSPEKKSRPAQRIEDDLRRGWTEAGQRKVSLCVLAMDMDRHAEYFAAYGRDAVELTLDRLHETIAPLLPRDTLRCLRQGRAGFVLVLPDMPVLMARELAGKIAKAIRQKNLPNKESHSGQVTMSMGLAVINPQGNFDRSVLHNANQAVKRAQHRGLARLEVVDLRAKSDKRRKAA; encoded by the coding sequence ATGAACAAGGTGACCGTGAGCGGCAATGACGGTTTCTGGGCGCGTGTCCGTGCATTGCTCGGACGCGGCGAAGCCGTGCCCGCTTATGGCGTTTCAGCCGTCGACAGCCCCGAAAAGAAGTCGCGGCCGGCCCAGCGCATCGAGGACGACTTGCGGCGCGGCTGGACCGAGGCGGGGCAGCGCAAGGTTTCGCTTTGTGTCCTGGCCATGGATATGGACCGCCACGCCGAATATTTCGCCGCCTATGGCCGCGACGCCGTCGAACTTACCCTCGACCGGCTGCACGAGACGATAGCGCCATTGCTGCCACGCGACACCCTTCGCTGCCTGCGCCAGGGCCGGGCCGGCTTCGTGCTGGTACTGCCCGACATGCCGGTGCTGATGGCGCGCGAGCTGGCGGGCAAGATCGCCAAGGCCATCCGTCAGAAAAACCTGCCCAACAAGGAAAGCCATTCCGGCCAGGTGACGATGAGCATGGGGCTGGCCGTGATCAACCCGCAAGGCAATTTCGACCGGTCGGTACTCCACAACGCCAACCAGGCAGTCAAGCGCGCCCAGCATCGTGGCCTTGCCCGGCTGGAAGTGGTCGACCTGCGGGCCAAGTCGGACAAGCGCAGGAAAGCAGCCTAG
- a CDS encoding Hsp70 family protein produces the protein MTLACGLDFGTSNSTLGRIGRDGQPQLLPLENGQATMPSVLFFGFEDDRVHFGRAAVAEYVTGAEGRLMRSLKSVLGTALFADTTRIKARRLGFGDIIGIYVAELKRRAEQVLDGELSQVVMGRPVQFVDDDAEADRAAQDQLEAAVRAQGFKDIAFQFEPIAAALDYERQVNREKLALIVDLGGGTSDFSIVRVSPERAGAADRSDDILATAGVHIGGTDFDRLLAMSRVMPELGLGSRTRDGKRHLPVAPYYDLSTWHRINRLYDAQALRDLRSTMREAVEAERVETMIMLVEDRLGHRLIGAVEAAKIALSDAEATAFAFPVRERRIATTITAGQLGEALDDSVRRLEMTITETLRRAGIGSGAVNSLILTGGSTLVPAVAGRLQALFPDADVVRTDVLGSVGLGLALEARRLFGT, from the coding sequence ATGACCCTCGCTTGCGGCCTCGATTTCGGCACGTCCAATTCCACGCTCGGGCGGATCGGGCGTGACGGCCAGCCGCAGCTGCTGCCGCTGGAAAATGGACAGGCCACCATGCCCAGCGTGCTGTTCTTCGGCTTCGAGGACGATCGCGTCCATTTCGGCCGGGCGGCGGTTGCCGAATATGTGACCGGTGCCGAAGGCCGGCTGATGCGCTCGCTCAAAAGCGTTCTGGGCACCGCGCTTTTCGCCGATACGACGCGCATCAAGGCCAGGCGCCTGGGTTTCGGAGACATCATCGGGATCTATGTGGCCGAGCTCAAGCGCCGCGCCGAACAGGTGCTGGACGGGGAATTGTCGCAGGTGGTGATGGGGCGGCCGGTGCAATTCGTCGACGACGACGCCGAGGCCGACCGCGCTGCACAGGACCAGCTGGAAGCGGCCGTGCGCGCCCAGGGCTTCAAGGATATCGCCTTTCAGTTCGAGCCCATAGCCGCCGCGCTCGACTACGAGCGGCAGGTGAACCGGGAGAAGCTGGCGCTTATCGTCGACCTGGGCGGTGGCACCTCGGACTTTTCCATCGTCCGGGTATCGCCCGAACGGGCAGGGGCGGCGGATCGGTCGGACGATATCCTGGCCACGGCCGGCGTCCATATCGGGGGCACAGATTTCGACCGGCTGCTGGCCATGAGCCGGGTGATGCCCGAGCTGGGCCTCGGCTCGCGCACCAGGGACGGCAAGCGCCACCTGCCCGTCGCGCCCTACTATGACCTTTCCACCTGGCACCGCATCAACCGGCTTTATGATGCCCAGGCGCTGCGCGACCTGCGCTCGACCATGCGCGAGGCCGTCGAGGCGGAGCGGGTGGAAACCATGATCATGCTGGTCGAGGATCGGCTGGGGCACCGCCTGATCGGCGCAGTGGAGGCCGCCAAGATCGCCCTGTCGGACGCAGAGGCCACCGCTTTCGCCTTCCCTGTGCGGGAGCGCAGAATCGCCACGACGATCACGGCCGGGCAATTGGGCGAGGCGCTCGATGATTCCGTCCGTCGGCTGGAAATGACCATCACCGAGACGCTGAGGCGGGCCGGGATCGGGTCCGGGGCGGTAAACAGCCTGATCCTGACCGGAGGGTCGACGCTTGTTCCTGCCGTGGCCGGCCGCCTGCAGGCCCTGTTCCCCGATGCGGATGTGGTGCGCACCGACGTGCTCGGAAGCGTCGGGCTGGGACTGGCGCTGGAAGCGCGGCGGCTTTTCGGGACCTGA
- a CDS encoding DUF2254 domain-containing protein, translating to MSYLRFKLRQIMQRMWFLPAAFSAVAVLTVVIAYILARFAPDQLPFVMPSNAVQSILEILASSLLTVAVFALSTVVSAFSAASSSTTPRAVPLIAGDLRAQTSISVFIGAFLFSIVGIIGLSAGLYSEAGRLFLFVVTLGVLVLVVAALIRWIGQISAIGRVGNTISVVEKATRDALTVMGEHPLLDCRKLEGEPEGDPICAPRPGYVQHCDAADLQSLAEEHDLVVTIMARPGTYATPVRPLMLVQGETSEELRAALIDCFVVGDQRAYDSDPRYGFIVLAEIADKALSAGINDPGTAIVVIDTVTRLLLEWEDEKRSGEHNRLLVAPIVARDVLEDFYRPLARDGAPIIEVVSRMLKSLETVSACKPDFSQAAREMARDIVVRAEKAMTAEADRTALRKVSAWIEAG from the coding sequence ATGAGTTATCTTCGCTTCAAGCTGCGCCAGATCATGCAGCGCATGTGGTTCCTGCCGGCGGCCTTTTCGGCCGTGGCGGTACTGACCGTGGTCATCGCCTATATCCTGGCGCGCTTCGCCCCGGACCAATTGCCCTTCGTCATGCCGTCCAATGCGGTGCAGTCGATCCTCGAAATCCTTGCCTCGAGCCTGCTGACCGTGGCGGTCTTTGCCCTCTCGACCGTGGTCAGCGCCTTTTCGGCCGCTTCCAGCTCGACCACACCGCGCGCCGTGCCGCTGATTGCCGGCGACCTGCGGGCCCAGACGTCGATTTCTGTGTTCATCGGCGCGTTTCTCTTTTCCATCGTGGGGATCATCGGGCTCTCCGCCGGGCTCTACAGCGAGGCAGGGCGATTGTTCCTGTTCGTCGTGACGCTGGGGGTGCTGGTGCTGGTCGTGGCGGCGCTGATCCGCTGGATCGGGCAGATTTCCGCCATCGGCAGGGTCGGCAACACGATCAGCGTGGTCGAAAAGGCGACACGCGACGCGCTGACCGTGATGGGCGAGCACCCGTTGCTCGATTGCCGGAAGCTCGAGGGAGAACCCGAGGGCGACCCGATCTGCGCTCCTCGCCCCGGCTATGTGCAACATTGCGATGCCGCGGACCTGCAGAGCCTTGCCGAAGAGCACGACCTGGTGGTGACCATCATGGCCCGGCCGGGCACTTATGCAACCCCTGTGCGGCCCTTGATGCTGGTGCAGGGCGAGACCAGCGAGGAGCTGCGCGCCGCGCTGATCGACTGTTTCGTGGTTGGGGACCAGCGCGCCTATGACAGCGATCCGCGCTATGGCTTCATCGTGCTTGCCGAGATTGCCGACAAGGCGCTGTCAGCGGGCATCAACGATCCCGGAACGGCTATCGTGGTCATCGATACCGTGACGCGGCTGCTGCTCGAATGGGAAGACGAGAAAAGGAGCGGCGAGCACAATCGATTGCTGGTCGCGCCCATCGTGGCGCGGGACGTGCTGGAGGATTTCTACCGGCCGCTGGCCCGGGACGGCGCGCCGATCATCGAAGTGGTGTCGCGCATGCTCAAGAGCCTCGAAACCGTTTCGGCCTGCAAACCGGACTTTTCGCAGGCAGCCCGCGAGATGGCGCGGGACATCGTGGTCCGTGCCGAAAAGGCGATGACCGCCGAGGCCGACCGGACGGCGCTGCGCAAGGTCAGCGCCTGGATTGAGGCCGGCTGA
- a CDS encoding KTSC domain-containing protein, translating into MSAAIRHHHYTPETAELSLWFGPEGRRYIYSDVPLAVYEGLRDAPSRGRYFNAVIRNRFACRLADPSALRNRRWQAIRSAS; encoded by the coding sequence ATGTCTGCTGCGATCCGCCACCATCACTACACGCCCGAAACCGCAGAACTCTCGCTCTGGTTCGGACCGGAAGGGCGACGCTACATCTATTCGGACGTGCCCCTTGCGGTTTACGAAGGGCTGCGGGACGCCCCGTCCCGAGGGCGATACTTCAACGCCGTCATTCGCAACAGATTTGCCTGTCGCCTGGCAGATCCGTCCGCACTGCGCAATCGGCGCTGGCAGGCGATCCGTTCGGCCTCGTGA
- a CDS encoding DNA-packaging protein: MSDARAYRMLYCWPLWARRAQRPPAGDWTTWLLMGGRGSGKTRAGAEWVRRLARKGISPIALVGETMSEAVDIMVRGDSGILSVHPEEERPVLHGTRRLSWPNGVEATILTASDPERFRGPQFAAAWCDEIGKWPHAEEAWDMLQFGLRLGNRPRQLATTTPRATGLIRRLVADRHTQVVRMTTQENFRHLAPTFFDAVVARYQGTVLGRQELDGELIEDRPDALWHRAMFRPAEGQAEGRIVVAVDPPVTGTARSDACGIIVAGRQGEGALVLEDATLKGIKPDVWARRAIAAYRAHEADCIVVEVNQGGDLVRQVLAQVDPAVPIRTVRASRGKWVRAEPAAALYARGLVSHVPGLSALEDELCAFGPDGKADGHSPDRVDALVWALTELVLNEQRPRVRGL, translated from the coding sequence ATGAGCGACGCCCGAGCCTACAGGATGCTCTATTGCTGGCCGCTCTGGGCGCGCCGGGCGCAAAGGCCGCCGGCAGGAGACTGGACGACCTGGCTGCTGATGGGCGGGCGCGGATCGGGCAAGACCCGCGCGGGTGCGGAATGGGTGCGCCGGCTGGCTCGCAAAGGCATCTCGCCGATCGCTCTAGTGGGCGAGACCATGAGCGAGGCGGTCGATATCATGGTGCGCGGCGACAGCGGAATTTTGTCGGTACATCCCGAGGAAGAGCGGCCGGTCCTCCATGGCACGCGGCGCCTGAGCTGGCCCAATGGCGTGGAGGCCACCATCCTCACCGCCTCGGACCCCGAGCGGTTTCGCGGGCCGCAATTCGCCGCTGCCTGGTGCGACGAAATCGGCAAATGGCCCCACGCCGAAGAGGCCTGGGACATGCTGCAATTCGGCCTCAGGCTGGGCAACAGGCCGCGGCAATTGGCGACCACGACGCCACGGGCCACCGGGCTGATCCGCCGGCTCGTGGCGGACCGGCATACGCAGGTGGTGCGCATGACCACGCAGGAGAATTTTCGCCACCTGGCGCCGACCTTTTTCGATGCCGTGGTGGCCCGCTACCAGGGGACAGTTCTTGGCCGGCAGGAACTGGACGGCGAGCTGATCGAGGATCGGCCCGACGCGCTCTGGCACCGGGCCATGTTTCGCCCGGCCGAGGGGCAGGCGGAAGGTCGCATCGTGGTCGCGGTCGATCCCCCCGTGACAGGAACGGCGCGCTCGGATGCGTGCGGGATCATCGTGGCGGGGCGGCAGGGCGAGGGCGCCCTGGTGCTCGAAGACGCCACGCTCAAAGGCATCAAGCCCGATGTGTGGGCCAGGCGCGCCATCGCGGCCTATCGGGCCCATGAGGCAGACTGCATCGTGGTCGAGGTGAACCAGGGCGGCGATCTGGTGCGGCAGGTGCTGGCGCAGGTGGACCCCGCCGTACCGATCAGGACCGTGCGGGCCAGCCGCGGCAAATGGGTGCGGGCAGAACCGGCGGCAGCGCTTTATGCACGGGGGCTGGTAAGCCACGTGCCGGGCCTCAGCGCGCTCGAGGACGAGCTTTGCGCCTTCGGACCCGACGGCAAGGCCGACGGCCATTCGCCGGACCGGGTGGATGCCCTGGTCTGGGCACTGACGGAACTGGTGTTGAACGAGCAAAGGCCGCGGGTGCGCGGATTGTGA
- a CDS encoding phage portal protein, whose protein sequence is MPNVLSRLFGGGTNAPSETKSFGGYTMMTLSQLGPAQWSGRGYASLVNQGFMRNPVVYRCIRLIAEAANRVPLTVQVDGKAVAGHPLAALLGRPNGRQSGPEVLEAVYAYLQTAGNAYLQAGIVDGAVRTLFVLRPDRMSVVSGRDGWPLAYDYKAGGRAVRLSQEALPIPSVLHVALFHPMDDHYGMGPLEAAQTSLDIHNASAQWNKALLDNAARPSGALVYSAGNGSLTDDQFSRLKDELEEQFSGSGNAGRPMVLDGGLDWKALAMSPRDMDFIEARNAAARDIALAFGVPPMLLGIPGDNTYANMAEANRTLWRQTLVPLVVRVAQELSAWLGPAFDGAEVVPDFETVEALAEDRAALWERVGNAGFLSDAEKREMVGL, encoded by the coding sequence ATGCCCAATGTCCTGAGCCGCCTGTTCGGCGGAGGAACAAACGCGCCTTCGGAAACCAAGAGTTTTGGGGGGTACACGATGATGACGCTGAGCCAATTGGGGCCGGCGCAATGGAGCGGGCGCGGCTATGCCAGCCTCGTCAACCAGGGCTTCATGCGCAATCCGGTGGTCTATCGCTGCATACGGCTGATTGCCGAGGCGGCCAATCGCGTGCCGCTAACCGTGCAGGTGGACGGCAAGGCGGTTGCCGGCCATCCGCTGGCGGCCCTGCTGGGCCGGCCCAATGGGCGTCAATCGGGCCCGGAAGTGCTCGAGGCGGTCTATGCCTATCTGCAGACCGCCGGCAATGCCTATCTGCAGGCGGGGATTGTCGACGGCGCGGTGCGCACGCTGTTCGTGCTGCGGCCCGACCGGATGAGCGTGGTCTCGGGGCGCGACGGCTGGCCCCTGGCCTATGATTACAAGGCCGGGGGCAGGGCGGTGCGGCTGAGCCAGGAGGCCTTGCCCATTCCAAGCGTGCTGCATGTGGCGCTCTTCCACCCCATGGACGACCATTATGGCATGGGACCGCTGGAGGCGGCACAGACCAGTCTCGACATCCACAATGCATCCGCCCAGTGGAACAAGGCGCTGCTCGACAATGCGGCCCGCCCGAGCGGCGCGCTGGTCTATTCGGCCGGCAATGGCAGCCTGACAGACGATCAGTTCAGCCGGCTCAAGGACGAGCTCGAAGAGCAGTTTTCCGGGTCCGGCAATGCCGGGCGCCCGATGGTGCTCGATGGCGGTTTGGACTGGAAGGCGCTGGCCATGAGCCCGCGCGACATGGATTTCATCGAGGCGCGCAACGCCGCCGCGCGCGACATTGCCCTGGCCTTCGGCGTGCCGCCCATGCTGCTCGGCATTCCCGGCGACAATACCTATGCCAACATGGCCGAGGCCAATCGCACGCTGTGGCGACAGACGCTGGTGCCACTGGTGGTGCGCGTGGCCCAGGAACTGAGCGCCTGGCTGGGACCGGCGTTTGATGGGGCCGAGGTG